From the Desulfovibrio sp. JY genome, one window contains:
- a CDS encoding [FeFe] hydrogenase, group A yields the protein MSMLTITIDGKTTSVPEGSTILDAAKALDIDIPTLCYLNLEALSINNKAASCRICVVEVEGRRNLAPSCATPVTDNMVVKTNTLRVLNARRTVLELLLSDHPKDCLVCAKSGECELQTLAERFGIRESPYDGGEMSHYRKDISASIIRDMDKCIMCRRCETMCNTVQTCGVLSGVNRGFTAVVAPAFEMNLADTVCTNCGQCVAVCPTGALVEHEYIWEVVEALANPDKVVIVQTAPAVRAALGEDLGVAPGTSVTGKMAAALRRLGFDHVFDTDFAADLTIMEEGSEFLDRLGKHLAGDTNVKLPILTSCCPGWVKFFEHQFPDMLDVPSTAKSPQQMFGAIAKTYYADLLGIPREKLVVVSVMPCLAKKYERARPEFSVNGNPDVDIVITTRELAKLVKRMNIDFAGLPDEDFDAPLGASTGAAPIFGVTGGVIEAALRTAYELATGETLKKVDFEDVRGMDGVKKAKVKVGDNELVIGVAHGLGNARELLNRVRAGETFHAIEVMACPGGCIGGGGQPYHHGDVELLKQRTQVLYDEDAGKPLRKSHENPYIIELYEKFLGKPLSERSHQLLHTHYFKRQRL from the coding sequence ATGTCCATGCTGACGATAACCATAGACGGCAAAACGACGTCCGTGCCGGAGGGCAGCACCATTCTGGATGCCGCCAAGGCGCTCGACATCGACATCCCGACCCTGTGTTACCTCAATCTCGAGGCGCTTTCGATCAACAACAAGGCCGCCTCCTGCCGTATCTGCGTGGTCGAGGTCGAGGGCCGGCGCAACCTGGCTCCGTCCTGCGCCACTCCGGTCACCGACAACATGGTGGTCAAGACCAATACCTTGCGCGTGCTCAACGCCCGCCGCACCGTGCTCGAACTGCTGCTCTCCGACCACCCCAAGGACTGCCTGGTCTGCGCCAAGTCTGGCGAGTGCGAGTTGCAGACCCTGGCCGAGCGCTTCGGCATCCGCGAGTCGCCCTATGACGGCGGCGAGATGTCCCACTACCGCAAGGACATTTCCGCCTCCATCATCCGCGACATGGACAAGTGCATCATGTGCCGCCGTTGCGAGACTATGTGCAACACGGTCCAGACCTGCGGCGTGCTCTCGGGCGTCAACCGCGGCTTCACCGCCGTGGTCGCCCCGGCCTTCGAGATGAATCTGGCCGACACCGTGTGCACCAACTGCGGCCAGTGCGTGGCCGTGTGCCCCACCGGCGCCCTGGTCGAGCACGAGTACATCTGGGAAGTGGTCGAGGCCCTGGCCAACCCGGACAAGGTCGTCATCGTCCAGACCGCCCCGGCCGTGCGCGCGGCCCTCGGCGAGGACCTCGGCGTCGCCCCCGGCACCTCGGTCACCGGCAAGATGGCCGCCGCCCTGCGCCGCCTGGGCTTCGACCACGTCTTCGACACCGACTTCGCCGCCGACCTGACCATCATGGAGGAAGGCTCGGAATTCCTCGACCGCCTGGGCAAGCACCTGGCCGGCGACACGAATGTCAAGCTGCCCATCCTCACCTCCTGCTGCCCGGGCTGGGTCAAGTTCTTCGAACACCAGTTCCCGGACATGCTCGATGTGCCGTCCACGGCCAAGTCGCCGCAGCAGATGTTCGGCGCCATCGCCAAGACCTACTACGCCGACCTGCTCGGCATCCCGCGTGAAAAGCTCGTGGTCGTCTCGGTCATGCCCTGCCTGGCCAAGAAGTACGAGCGCGCCCGTCCGGAATTCTCCGTGAACGGCAACCCGGACGTCGACATCGTCATCACCACCCGTGAGCTGGCCAAGCTCGTCAAGCGCATGAACATCGACTTCGCCGGGTTGCCCGACGAGGACTTCGATGCGCCCCTTGGCGCGTCCACGGGCGCGGCCCCGATCTTCGGCGTCACCGGCGGCGTCATCGAGGCGGCGCTGCGCACCGCCTACGAGCTGGCCACCGGCGAAACGCTCAAGAAGGTCGACTTCGAGGACGTGCGCGGCATGGACGGCGTGAAAAAGGCCAAGGTCAAGGTCGGCGACAACGAGCTCGTCATCGGCGTGGCCCATGGCCTCGGCAATGCGCGGGAACTGTTGAACCGCGTGCGCGCTGGCGAGACCTTCCACGCCATCGAGGTCATGGCCTGCCCGGGCGGCTGCATCGGCGGCGGCGGACAGCCCTACCACCACGGCGACGTGGAACTGCTGAAGCAGCGCACCCAGGTCCTCTACGACGAAGACGCGGGCAAGCCGCTGCGCAAGTCCCACGAGAACCCGTACATCATCGAACTCTACGAGAAGTTCCTGGGCAAGCCGCTCTCCGAACGCTCGCATCAGCTGCTGCATACCCACTACTTCAAGCGGCAGCGCTTATAA
- a CDS encoding NAD(P)H-dependent oxidoreductase subunit E codes for MQNSTCQAVGECRVPEHAVLPQPLYREVVQFIESLPQKEGHLVTVLHKAQSVFGYLPIEVQQFVADYMEVPLAQVYGVVSFYTFFTMVPKGKYPISVCMGTACFVKGADKVVHAFKEQLKIDIGDVTPDGRFSIDTLRCVGGCALAPIVMVGEKVYGNVTPGQVKKILAEY; via the coding sequence ATGCAAAACTCAACTTGCCAAGCGGTCGGCGAATGCAGGGTGCCGGAGCATGCGGTTTTGCCGCAGCCGTTGTACCGGGAAGTCGTTCAGTTCATTGAGTCCCTTCCCCAGAAAGAAGGCCATCTCGTCACCGTGCTCCATAAGGCTCAAAGTGTTTTCGGCTATCTGCCCATCGAAGTGCAGCAGTTCGTGGCCGATTACATGGAAGTTCCCCTGGCCCAGGTCTACGGCGTCGTCAGCTTTTACACGTTCTTCACCATGGTGCCCAAGGGCAAGTATCCCATTTCCGTGTGCATGGGCACGGCCTGCTTCGTCAAGGGCGCGGACAAGGTGGTCCATGCCTTCAAGGAGCAGCTCAAGATCGACATCGGCGACGTGACCCCGGATGGCAGGTTTTCCATCGACACCCTGCGTTGTGTCGGCGGCTGCGCCCTGGCCCCCATCGTCATGGTCGGGGAGAAGGTCTACGGCAATGTGACGCCTGGGCAGGTCAAGAAGATCCTGGCCGAGTACTAG
- a CDS encoding aspartate ammonia-lyase, which produces MRQESDALGARQLPEGALYGIHTLRAIENFPVSETRLFPEFIRAYAMVKAACAKANLDTGHLDPGKAGAIVAACDEVADGRHADQFLVDPYQGGAGTSTNMNVNEVVANRALQLLGHAPGEYDFLSPLGHVNLHQSTNDTYPTALKVAALWLLKDLEAATARLQEVFQEKEAAFAHVVKVGRTECMDAVPLTLGMEFGAFAEAISRDRWRIFKCRERIKQVSLGGTAVGTGLGAPREFIFRAAEHLRNLTGLPLSRAENLVDATANADPFVEVSGILSAYAANLLKISSDLRLLASGPATGIGEIRLPALQAGSSIMPGKVNPVIPECVGQVALRVAANHQALTLAAGLGQLQINQFLPLVTQSLLESLRLLRQASRIFADKCVAGITADEARCRELVEKSHALATVLVPALGYEAVSKLMAASEAKGVPLAEHLEAAGILSRDAAAALLSPKRMRKLGYEGGDYEGVCLRRPGEALLPLDPTAEGPRAPRTPHKGEGMGEGDA; this is translated from the coding sequence ATGCGACAGGAAAGCGATGCCCTGGGAGCAAGGCAGCTCCCCGAGGGCGCCCTGTACGGCATCCACACGCTTCGGGCCATCGAGAATTTCCCTGTCTCCGAAACGCGTCTTTTTCCGGAATTCATCCGCGCCTATGCCATGGTCAAGGCGGCCTGCGCCAAGGCCAACCTGGACACCGGCCATCTGGACCCGGGGAAGGCCGGGGCCATCGTGGCCGCCTGCGACGAGGTCGCAGACGGCCGGCACGCCGACCAGTTCCTGGTCGATCCCTACCAGGGCGGGGCCGGCACCTCCACTAACATGAACGTCAACGAGGTGGTGGCCAACCGGGCCTTGCAGCTTTTGGGGCATGCACCGGGCGAGTACGATTTTCTTTCGCCCCTTGGCCACGTCAACCTGCACCAGTCCACCAACGACACCTATCCCACGGCGCTTAAGGTCGCGGCCTTGTGGCTGCTCAAGGACCTGGAAGCGGCCACGGCGCGTTTGCAGGAAGTCTTCCAGGAAAAGGAGGCGGCCTTTGCCCATGTGGTCAAGGTCGGCCGCACCGAATGCATGGACGCCGTGCCGCTGACGCTTGGCATGGAGTTCGGGGCCTTTGCCGAAGCCATCTCCCGCGACCGCTGGCGCATTTTCAAATGCCGCGAGCGCATCAAGCAGGTGTCGCTCGGCGGCACGGCTGTCGGCACCGGGCTTGGCGCGCCGCGCGAATTCATTTTCCGGGCGGCCGAGCATCTGCGAAACCTCACCGGGCTGCCGCTTTCCCGGGCGGAAAATCTCGTCGACGCCACGGCCAATGCCGACCCCTTTGTCGAGGTCTCCGGCATCCTCTCGGCCTATGCCGCCAATCTGCTGAAGATTTCCTCGGACCTGCGGCTTCTGGCCAGCGGCCCGGCAACCGGCATCGGCGAGATCCGACTGCCCGCGCTCCAGGCCGGCTCGTCCATTATGCCCGGCAAGGTCAATCCCGTGATCCCGGAATGCGTGGGCCAGGTGGCCTTGCGCGTTGCCGCCAACCATCAGGCGCTGACCCTGGCCGCCGGTCTGGGCCAGCTCCAGATCAACCAGTTTTTGCCGCTGGTGACCCAGAGCCTGCTCGAGTCGCTTAGGCTCTTGCGCCAGGCGTCGCGCATCTTCGCCGACAAGTGCGTGGCCGGCATCACGGCCGACGAGGCGCGCTGCCGGGAGCTGGTGGAAAAAAGCCATGCCCTGGCCACGGTGCTGGTGCCGGCCCTTGGCTACGAGGCCGTCTCGAAGCTCATGGCCGCCTCCGAGGCCAAAGGCGTGCCCCTGGCCGAACACCTCGAGGCCGCGGGCATCCTCTCCCGTGACGCCGCCGCCGCGCTGCTCTCGCCCAAACGCATGCGCAAGCTCGGCTATGAAGGAGGGGATTATGAGGGGGTATGCCTCCGGCGGCCAGGGGAGGCGCTGCTTCCCCTGGACCCCACCGCCGAGGGGCCACGGGCCCCCCGGACCCCCCATAAAGGGGAAGGTATGGGAGAAGGCGATGCTTGA
- a CDS encoding 4Fe-4S binding protein — MAATTTEKKQLRIATRNCGFIDPENIDDYIALRGYEGLAKVLTMTPAEVVDLVKRSGLRGRGGAGFPTGIKWGIALGNKADQKYMVCNADEGDPGAFMDRAVLEGDPHSVVEAMAIGGYAIGATRGTVYIRAEYPLAIKRLKKAIDDARDYGLLGENIFGSGFDFDIELKYGAGAFVCGEETALIRSMEGKRGEPVTKPPFPAQSGYWEKPTIVNNVETFANIPAIIINGADWFSGIGTATSKGTKVFALAGKIQNVGLIEVPMGITLREVIFDIGGGCPDGKAFKAVQTGGPSGGALANKDLDVAIDYESLAACKSIMGSGGMVVMDEDDCMVSVAKFFLDFTMDETCGKCTPCRIGSKRLYEILDRITKGKGTRADLDHLKSLSEIIKDTALCGLGQTMPNPILSTMDTFADEYAAHIDNKKCPAHVCTALLTYTIDPAKCTGCGLCTRVCPVECISGTKKQPHTIDATRCIKCGACYDKCKFDSIIKQ; from the coding sequence ATGGCAGCGACGACCACGGAAAAAAAGCAGCTTCGGATCGCCACCCGCAATTGCGGCTTCATCGATCCGGAAAATATCGACGACTACATCGCCCTGCGGGGCTATGAGGGTCTGGCCAAGGTCCTGACCATGACCCCGGCCGAAGTGGTGGACCTGGTCAAGCGCTCGGGCCTGCGCGGCCGCGGCGGCGCGGGCTTCCCCACCGGCATCAAGTGGGGCATCGCGCTCGGCAACAAGGCCGACCAGAAGTACATGGTGTGCAACGCCGACGAAGGCGACCCGGGCGCGTTCATGGACCGCGCCGTGCTCGAGGGCGACCCCCACTCGGTGGTGGAGGCCATGGCCATCGGCGGTTACGCCATCGGGGCCACCCGGGGCACGGTCTACATCCGGGCCGAGTATCCCCTGGCCATCAAGCGCCTGAAAAAGGCCATCGACGACGCCCGCGACTACGGCCTGCTCGGCGAGAACATCTTCGGCTCGGGCTTCGATTTCGACATCGAGCTGAAGTACGGCGCCGGCGCGTTCGTCTGCGGCGAGGAAACGGCGCTGATTCGCTCCATGGAAGGCAAGCGCGGCGAGCCCGTGACCAAGCCGCCGTTCCCGGCCCAGTCCGGCTATTGGGAAAAGCCCACCATCGTCAACAACGTCGAGACCTTCGCCAACATCCCCGCCATCATCATCAACGGCGCGGACTGGTTCTCCGGGATCGGCACCGCCACCTCCAAGGGCACCAAGGTCTTCGCCCTGGCCGGCAAGATCCAGAACGTGGGCCTGATCGAGGTTCCCATGGGCATCACGCTGCGCGAGGTCATCTTCGACATCGGCGGCGGCTGCCCCGACGGCAAGGCCTTCAAGGCCGTGCAGACCGGCGGCCCCTCCGGCGGCGCCCTGGCCAACAAGGACCTCGACGTGGCCATCGACTACGAGTCCTTGGCCGCCTGCAAGTCCATCATGGGTTCCGGCGGCATGGTCGTCATGGACGAGGACGACTGCATGGTGTCCGTGGCCAAGTTCTTCCTGGACTTCACCATGGACGAGACCTGCGGCAAGTGCACCCCCTGCCGCATCGGTTCCAAGCGCCTCTACGAGATCCTGGACAGGATCACCAAGGGCAAGGGCACCCGGGCCGACCTCGACCACCTCAAGTCCCTGTCCGAGATCATCAAGGACACGGCCCTGTGCGGCCTCGGGCAGACCATGCCCAACCCGATCCTGTCCACCATGGACACCTTTGCCGACGAATACGCGGCCCACATCGACAACAAGAAGTGCCCGGCCCACGTCTGCACGGCCCTGCTGACCTACACCATCGATCCCGCCAAGTGCACCGGCTGCGGCCTGTGCACCAGGGTCTGCCCGGTGGAGTGCATTTCCGGCACGAAGAAGCAGCCGCACACCATTGATGCCACACGGTGCATCAAATGCGGCGCCTGCTACGACAAGTGCAAGTTCGACTCCATCATCAAGCAATAA
- a CDS encoding FAD-binding protein, with protein MDFDINALPPCDVLILGAGLAGLCAAQAALAAVPGAAVTVVAPWPGPTGSSLANRNGRLGLHVPADDAARQAFCREATELGRPGRVRPDLVAVLAAEASARCRELEALGVPLRRDADGGLAGQPSCFSPHSRRAVIIEDLPAAYEALHGHVLSLGGRFSPGLTALSLLRDPDGGRVRGALLEDYAGRRFVAPARETIAAMGGTAGLWLHNQAGRGGSGWGHGLLAAAGTDMANTAFMQWLWMGTATRRFWPVWRLATGEAVLCDAAGRPVDLPGDIRAAAAGREGHCPLGHGLPDAALDRFVLDQADALGIAAVTEGASRSQIVLAAQATNGGALIDATGATNVPGLFAVGECATGMHGANRLGGAMASACLVFGARAGRAAALGARDAAKAAGNIRGLAASTPRACCRDMRQRGEMRRQVADALQRLGLPRGAADPGPLICRLETLDAAADDAGAASLVAAALCFARGKASAPPVDSPAQVVTDASCVSS; from the coding sequence ATGGATTTCGACATAAACGCCCTGCCCCCTTGTGACGTTTTGATCCTCGGCGCCGGACTGGCCGGACTGTGCGCGGCCCAGGCGGCCCTTGCCGCCGTTCCCGGAGCGGCCGTGACCGTGGTCGCGCCCTGGCCCGGGCCAACGGGGTCGTCGCTGGCCAACCGCAACGGGCGCCTTGGACTGCACGTGCCGGCCGACGACGCCGCGCGCCAGGCGTTTTGCCGCGAGGCGACCGAACTTGGCCGGCCGGGCCGTGTCCGCCCCGACCTTGTGGCCGTGCTGGCCGCCGAGGCGTCCGCCCGCTGTCGGGAACTGGAGGCGCTGGGAGTGCCCTTGCGACGGGATGCGGACGGCGGCCTCGCCGGCCAGCCCTCCTGTTTTTCCCCGCATTCCCGTCGCGCCGTGATCATCGAGGACCTGCCCGCCGCCTACGAGGCCCTGCATGGCCACGTCCTTTCCCTGGGCGGGCGTTTTTCGCCGGGGCTCACCGCCCTTTCCCTGCTGCGCGACCCGGACGGCGGCCGGGTGCGCGGGGCGCTGCTGGAGGACTATGCCGGGCGCCGATTCGTCGCCCCGGCCCGCGAGACGATCGCGGCCATGGGCGGCACGGCCGGGCTGTGGCTCCACAACCAGGCCGGACGGGGCGGCAGCGGCTGGGGGCATGGCCTGCTGGCCGCGGCCGGGACGGACATGGCCAATACGGCCTTCATGCAGTGGCTGTGGATGGGCACCGCGACAAGGCGGTTTTGGCCCGTGTGGCGACTGGCGACCGGCGAAGCGGTCCTTTGCGACGCAGCCGGCCGGCCGGTCGACCTGCCCGGGGACATCCGCGCGGCGGCGGCCGGACGCGAGGGCCACTGCCCGCTGGGGCATGGCCTGCCCGACGCCGCCCTGGACCGTTTCGTCCTGGATCAGGCCGACGCGCTGGGCATCGCCGCCGTGACCGAGGGAGCCTCGCGGTCCCAGATCGTCCTGGCCGCCCAGGCCACAAACGGCGGGGCGCTGATCGACGCCACGGGCGCAACCAACGTGCCCGGGCTTTTCGCCGTCGGGGAATGCGCCACAGGCATGCACGGGGCCAACCGGCTGGGCGGGGCCATGGCCTCGGCCTGTCTGGTGTTCGGGGCCCGGGCCGGACGCGCGGCGGCCCTTGGCGCCAGGGACGCGGCCAAAGCCGCCGGGAATATCCGGGGACTGGCCGCAAGCACCCCCCGCGCCTGTTGCCGGGACATGCGCCAGCGCGGCGAAATGCGACGGCAGGTCGCCGACGCCTTGCAGCGCCTGGGCCTGCCCCGTGGCGCAGCCGATCCCGGGCCGCTCATATGCCGTCTGGAAACCCTGGACGCCGCCGCCGACGACGCCGGCGCGGCCAGCCTCGTGGCGGCGGCCCTGTGCTTTGCCCGGGGCAAGGCCTCCGCGCCGCCGGTTGACTCTCCGGCCCAGGTGGTTACAGACGCTTCATGCGTATCGTCATGA
- a CDS encoding (2Fe-2S) ferredoxin domain-containing protein: MSTIRSLEDLKAKRQEILDRKAVAKGKTIINVSLATCSIAAGGKVAMEAMQDEVAKNGLTGVEFMQSGCMTYCYAEPTVEITLPGKTPVVFGGVDENRARELVTEYVMKGEPVEGIIPVNYERVVL, translated from the coding sequence ATGAGCACCATCCGATCCCTCGAAGATCTCAAGGCCAAGCGCCAGGAGATTCTTGACCGCAAGGCCGTCGCAAAAGGCAAGACCATCATCAACGTGTCCCTGGCCACCTGTTCCATCGCCGCCGGCGGCAAGGTCGCCATGGAGGCCATGCAGGACGAAGTGGCTAAAAACGGGCTCACCGGCGTGGAATTCATGCAGTCGGGCTGCATGACCTACTGCTACGCCGAGCCCACGGTGGAAATCACGCTGCCGGGCAAGACTCCCGTCGTCTTCGGCGGCGTGGATGAAAACAGGGCCCGGGAACTCGTCACCGAGTACGTCATGAAGGGCGAACCGGTCGAGGGAATCATCCCCGTCAACTACGAACGGGTAGTCCTGTAA